A genomic region of Rhizobium sp. NXC24 contains the following coding sequences:
- a CDS encoding phosphatase PAP2 family protein, whose protein sequence is MRNFAKALTLLLVVGVASPVFAEDAKPFADAREINLLNLLPPPPANDSAQMKAELGEILTIQVTRTPEMAARAVADAEENVWRFSDVIDNPKFTKENLPKFSAFFDRVVETEGAVVDPAKDVWKRPRPHLYSDLVKPIVPLSKSGSYPSGHATVGTLMGIVLANMVPEKRAAIMARAWEYGHNRVVGGIHYASDIEAAHIAGTVIAETIMTHDDYKSEYEGAKAELRAALGL, encoded by the coding sequence ATGCGTAATTTTGCCAAGGCCTTGACGCTGTTGCTCGTCGTCGGCGTCGCTTCGCCGGTTTTTGCCGAAGATGCCAAGCCGTTTGCGGATGCCAGGGAGATCAACCTCCTCAACCTGCTGCCGCCGCCGCCGGCTAATGATTCGGCGCAGATGAAGGCCGAACTCGGCGAAATCCTGACAATCCAGGTTACCCGCACGCCAGAAATGGCGGCTCGTGCCGTTGCCGATGCGGAAGAGAACGTCTGGCGCTTCTCCGATGTCATCGACAACCCGAAATTCACCAAGGAAAATCTGCCGAAGTTCTCGGCATTCTTCGATCGTGTGGTCGAGACCGAAGGCGCCGTCGTCGATCCGGCGAAGGATGTCTGGAAGCGCCCGCGTCCGCATCTCTACAGCGATCTCGTAAAGCCGATCGTACCGCTCTCCAAGTCCGGCTCCTATCCATCCGGCCACGCCACGGTCGGCACGCTGATGGGCATTGTGCTCGCGAATATGGTGCCGGAGAAGCGCGCCGCCATCATGGCCCGGGCCTGGGAATACGGCCATAACCGCGTCGTCGGCGGCATTCATTACGCCTCCGACATCGAAGCCGCCCACATCGCAGGCACCGTCATCGCCGAAACCATCATGACGCATGACGACTACAAGAGCGAATATGAAGGCGCCAAGGCCGAGTTGCGCGCCGCTCTCGGCCTCTAA
- a CDS encoding ABC transporter ATP-binding protein/permease: protein MADRKKTISADSSNPLNTIVNLWPYMWPAGRMDLKMRVVWATVYLLISKFFLLLVPYFFKWSVDALNGKLDMQGILPAFMVGAIALIVATNVTRLIQLGLNQLRDSLFASVGQYAVRQLAYRTFVHMHELSLRFHLERKTGGLSRIIERGTKGIETIVRFTILNTVPTFVEFLLTAVIFWRGYGFSYLAITAITVWLYIWFTVRASDWRISIRRSMNESDTDANTKAIDSLLNFETVKYFGNEEMEARRFDQSMSRYEKAATDVWTSLGWLNFGQGLIFGLGTTVMLIFSGWAVLNGHQTVGDFVFINSMLLQLSVPLNFIGFVYREIRQGLTDIEEMFDLLEVKPEVTDSPDAKELVIGHGAISFKDVHFAYESARPILKGISFEVPAGKTVAVVGPSGAGKSTLSRLLYRFYDVQSGTITIDGQDLRKVTQKSLRKVIGMVPQDTVLFNDTIAYNIRYGRPGASENEVTAAAEIAQISDFIRHLPEGFDTKVGERGLKLSGGEKQRVAIARTILKAPPVLILDEATSALDTTTEREIQAALDVVSKNRTTLVIAHRLSTVIGADEIIVLKSGEIAERGTHAALLEQNGLYASMWNRQREATQAEEHLKQVRESDDLGVVNRLAPAS, encoded by the coding sequence ATGGCAGACCGCAAGAAGACCATATCGGCGGATTCCAGCAATCCATTGAATACGATCGTCAATCTCTGGCCCTACATGTGGCCGGCAGGACGGATGGACCTGAAGATGCGGGTCGTCTGGGCGACCGTCTATCTGTTGATCTCGAAATTCTTCCTGCTGCTGGTTCCCTATTTCTTCAAATGGTCCGTCGATGCCCTGAACGGCAAGCTGGACATGCAGGGCATCCTGCCGGCCTTCATGGTGGGCGCCATCGCACTGATCGTCGCCACCAATGTTACGCGCCTCATTCAGCTCGGCCTCAACCAGTTGCGCGACTCGCTCTTTGCCAGCGTCGGCCAATATGCCGTGCGCCAGCTCGCCTACCGGACTTTCGTCCACATGCACGAGCTGTCGTTGCGCTTCCATCTCGAGCGCAAGACCGGCGGCCTGTCGCGCATCATCGAACGCGGCACCAAGGGCATCGAGACGATCGTCCGCTTCACCATTCTCAACACCGTTCCGACCTTTGTCGAATTCCTGCTGACTGCGGTTATCTTCTGGCGTGGCTACGGTTTTTCCTATCTTGCCATCACGGCGATCACGGTCTGGCTCTACATCTGGTTCACCGTCCGCGCGAGCGACTGGCGCATCTCCATCCGCCGCTCGATGAACGAGAGCGATACCGACGCCAATACCAAGGCGATCGATTCGCTTCTGAACTTCGAAACGGTCAAATATTTCGGCAATGAGGAAATGGAGGCCCGACGCTTCGACCAGTCGATGTCGCGCTATGAGAAGGCCGCCACCGATGTTTGGACATCGCTCGGCTGGCTGAACTTCGGCCAAGGCTTGATCTTTGGCCTCGGTACCACGGTCATGCTGATATTCTCCGGCTGGGCCGTTCTTAACGGGCATCAAACGGTCGGCGATTTCGTCTTCATCAACTCCATGCTGCTGCAGCTTTCGGTGCCGTTGAACTTCATCGGCTTCGTCTATCGCGAAATCCGCCAGGGCCTGACCGACATCGAGGAGATGTTTGATCTGCTCGAAGTCAAGCCGGAGGTGACGGACTCTCCCGACGCCAAGGAGCTGGTCATCGGCCACGGCGCCATCTCCTTCAAGGATGTGCATTTCGCCTATGAGTCTGCGCGGCCGATCCTGAAGGGTATTTCCTTCGAAGTGCCAGCCGGCAAAACGGTCGCGGTTGTCGGCCCCTCGGGCGCCGGCAAATCGACCCTGTCACGGCTTCTCTACCGCTTTTACGACGTACAGAGCGGCACGATCACCATCGATGGCCAGGATCTGCGCAAGGTGACGCAGAAGAGCCTGCGCAAGGTGATCGGCATGGTCCCCCAGGACACGGTGCTCTTCAACGATACTATCGCCTACAATATCCGCTATGGTCGACCGGGTGCGAGCGAGAACGAGGTGACGGCCGCTGCGGAGATCGCTCAGATCAGTGACTTCATCCGTCATTTGCCAGAGGGCTTCGACACCAAGGTCGGCGAGCGCGGCCTGAAACTGTCCGGCGGCGAAAAGCAGCGCGTCGCCATTGCCCGTACCATCCTCAAGGCGCCGCCCGTGCTGATCCTCGACGAGGCCACCTCGGCGCTGGATACGACGACCGAACGGGAAATTCAGGCAGCACTGGACGTCGTCTCCAAGAACCGCACGACGCTGGTCATCGCTCACCGGCTCTCAACCGTCATTGGTGCCGATGAGATCATCGTGTTGAAAAGCGGCGAAATCGCCGAACGCGGCACGCATGCCGCCCTCTTGGAGCAGAACGGCCTCTATGCGTCGATGTGGAACCGCCAGCGCGAGGCTACTCAGGCGGAAGAACATCTGAAGCAGGTGCGCGAGAGCGACGATCTCGGCGTGGTCAACCGGCTGGCGCCTGCAAGCTGA